The Drosophila simulans strain w501 chromosome 3R, Prin_Dsim_3.1, whole genome shotgun sequence genome contains the following window.
ggGGGACTTGCATTAAGTATGATGCAAATGTAAAACAAGCTTTTGTAGAATGACAATTTTAGAGCTGCGATTCAAACTGAAAACACTTACAAACTAAcattgtattaaattattaatctGATTAAGTAGCTATAAATCATTTCGGAGAATAAGCCTAAGTCACATTCCAGGAAAGTAGTTATTTGTGGTAGTTATGCACCGCTAGGATCCAGTCGACATAGCTCATAACATCCGTGAAAACGCTTACCATCACGCATTGAGTGTTCGTGAAGCTAGCGATTCCCACTTGGACAAAACGTTTCGATTTTCCGTACGGGATCAATGCACCCACTGGACCGCCGGAATCGCCGTTGCACAGATTGCTTCTCTCGTTACCAGCGCAAAACTGGTTGGCCGTCAGGGATAGGGTGGCATACCTCCGGCAAACCTCCGGATGTTTGCGAGCCAAGTCGACGGTCCTGAGCTTGGCACTGTCTCCCTCAGACTCCGTCTTGCCCCATCCAGTGCCAGTCAGAGGGTCCAAGGAGTCGATGAAGTTCCTCCATCTGGGGTCTAGTACAATGCAGATGGGCCTGATGTTATCTATACAGAATAGAGCGTAAGTAAAAGGTATATTTTTAGTCTGCGTACTGCCAACCTGTGTACTGCACTTTCCTGTACAGACGAAGAATGGCTATGTCGTAGGCCATGGTCATTGGATTGTAAAGTCGGTGCCGGAATCCTCTCTCCACCATAGCTTCTATTCTATAGGTGCAGTAACTATCGTGACACATCTCGAGTTCCTCTCTATCATACTCTCCCAGTCGAGCTATTCTACAGAATTAAGATAATGTTCTAtgaactatatttttaatgatttactAGTTCAAAACTTACAACTCTGTTCTATCAAGGAAGCAATGCGCGGCAGTTAATACCAGTCCTAAAAGatagaaaaaataagaaactgCAGGTCGAATAGGTGCAACTTACCTACGATTCGTGATCAAAGACCCGCCACAAACGAATCTTCCGTCCGTTGAGTGGAGAAAAGCCATCCAGGGACTCGAAGTCAAGCTGGCCACAGTTCCATTCTTGATCCGTGGAACACTGGGACTATGAGCTCGAATGCCACAGGCCATGTCAAGAAATTGAGTCGATCCCAGAAGCGGGAGTAGGAAAAGCGTTAACCCTACCACAACGGCATTCATTTTGCAACTGATTTCTGATTCGTTGGGATTAATAGCCACCACCGTGCTTATCAGGCTTCGAGTATGGTGAACTTGTGTATTCTCTGAAAGCGCATTTATATGTAAAATTATGGGACTTATCAGGAATCCAGTTCATTCGAATTTCTCAGAAATTATTCTGAAGAAATCAGAGTGCTCTTTAACCcttcaatttacaatttatcgCTATTCTGTAATGCAAAATACGTTTGTTACTCGCAGAGTATCTGAATCCTTTCTAAAGATCACCGTTTATACCCTTATATCTAATCACTTTAGCTATTTCCCCAGTTTGCCCATTGATTTCAGTCAGAATAGATTATGTATCAAGAACCGAGCCGATATAGCCATGGCCGTCTGTTTCTTGGTTTTAAAGGTATAGTCATAAAACTTTCCCAAATGTCTTCTATCTCTTGATATATAAATCGGAACGGTATCAGACTAACAATCATATATGTGGATGCTATAGCTTAGTTATACTTATGATAAAAAATGGGGCTTTGCTTTAACTAAGTGATAAGAATTTGCATGATGACAACACAAGTCCAGCGGTCTTAAAATGCCCAGGAGAGTACATATATTAAACTGCAAAAAATCGGTTCGAGAAGTGATCGATCAAAGCCATGTTGTACCATTATCATTCCTTTTGCATTTattggaaaacaatttttaatctgATTCAATTTACAAGAAAGAAGTTATTTGTGGTGGTTATGGACTGCGAGGATCCAGTCGACATAGCTCAGGACATCCGTGAAAACGCTTGCCTCTGCGGATCTACCGTACATGAAGCTAGCGATTCCGACTTGAATGAAACGTTGCGATTTTCCGAATTGGATCAAACCTCCCACCGGACCGCCGGAATCGCCGTTACCCAGATTGCTTTCCCCGCTGCCCGCGCAGAACTGGCTGGTCGTCAGTGGAGTAGTGGCATCAATCTGACAAATCGCCGGTTGTCTGCGTACTAATTCCAGAGTTCTTATTTTGGCACTGTCACTCTTAGACTCCATCTTGGCCCATCCAGCGCCAGTCAGTGGGTTCAAGGAGTCGATGCTCTTCCTCCATCTGGTGTCTCGTACGATGCAGATGGGCCTGATCTTATCTGTACAGGATAAAGTGTTGGTTAAATGTATACCTTTTGACCAAGTCAAACCAACCTGTGTACTCCACTTTCCTGTCCAGAGCGAGAATGGCAATGTCGTTGGTCAGATTTCTTTGGTTGTAAAGTCGGTGCATGTGGCTACTTTGCACCCTAGCCACTACTTGATTATGCGCATCGTCGTAGTCTCCCAGCCGAGCAACTCTACAGGATAAGGATATGAACTattaactatatttttaataagttattaGCTAAAGACTTACGTAGCAGTTTTAGGAAGAATGCAATGAGCAGCAGTTAGAACAAGTCCTGCAAAAATTTACAATGATTACAACTGCTGGTTTAGTTTAGCGTATAGTTTAACCTACGGTTTGTGATCAGAGATCCGAAACAAATGAATCTTCCTTCAGTTGAGTAGAGAAAAGCCATCCAGGGTCTCGACGTGGAGTTGGCCACAGTTCCATTCTCGCAGTCCGTGTCTATGAATTGCGTCGATCCCAGAAGCGGGAGTAGAAGACATGTAAACGCTACAAGAATTAGATTCATTTTGCTAAAGATTCTTGATCCGTTGTGTCTTTTATATGTCACAAATCGGACTTATCTGTCCTCGGTTATGGGGAATTTGTATATTCATTGGAACGGggtttatttgcaaaaataatatgaGTCTTACTAGGAATCGTATTCACTTatcggaaaataaatttaccaTCTAAagcttatttgttttttaatccTAAAACAAAACATGGTCTATTTTAAAcgcattaaatataaaatacgaAGCGACTACAGTGATCCCTtgttttaacaaattaataaaatatttatttattttaaaaatatattcctaatggtaattaatataaattatgtcCTATGTTGATTTACAACCATATTAATCCAACCGGAGTAGGTGCTCAGATCTGTATAGATACTCGGTGAGCGGCATTCCAAATCCCCGAAGCTTGTTATCCCGTACTGTACGAACCGAAGATCCCCGTAGTAGTTGACTACACCACCAAGTGGTCCGCCCGAGTCGCCCAAGCAAGTGTTGGTCTCCTTGTCTCCGGCACAGATTTGCCCTTGTGTTATCGTGACGTCATACAGTTTGCTGCACACATTCCTATTCATCACTGTGATGGGGGCTTCCTGGAGAGCTTGTGGACGCATTTGTTTGTCAGTCAATCCCCAACCGGTGGCCGTGAGCGTCATCCCATCTTCCAGCAAGAGTCTCATCGCCGGGTTCAGGATAATGCAGATCGGCCTGATGTGATCTTTCAATGAAATGgattatgttttttattttggagcTAGGTAAGGGAAGTGAAATAAAAGCTACCGTTAAATTTCACAGTTCTCGAAAGGCGAATCATGGCGATGTCGTTTAGCATGATCGAAGGTGTGAAGTACTTATGCTTTATGACCATGCTAACAGAGTAGTCCTCAGCTGTGATCTGGCACATGGAACCGGCACTTCGTGTAAGTCCACTGCCTCCCAAACGAACCGTTCTGCAAGAGGAAACAATTCAGTTTCCAAATAAGGAAGGTTTCTAGCTTGATTTACTCACAAGTTTTTAGACGCTTCAATGCAATGGGCGGCCGTCAGGACGAATTCTGAGTTAAGGATTATTAGTTTGTGTGCTAAAGAGGATGTCAAGTATACTAACGATGGGTTATGAGTGTGCCAGCGCAGAAATAATTAAGCTCGTTGTACAGATAGGCCATCCAGGGATGGGAAGTGATCTCAGCATCACTGCCTCCGATGATTCTCATTCGGTGAAAGGACGGCATAGTCCGAATTCCGCAATTTGGCTCCAGAAGTATAGCTTCTCCAAAGCGGCAAAGCCACTGGCACACAAAGATTACGACGAGAACGGCAGATGATTTCATCGCgactcaaataaataaaatgaactgACGGCTGGGCTAATCGTGCGACTTTATTAATACTTATACTCAATACCAAGGGGAGGTTATCGACAATGTGaagtcatttatttacttgtaTACTCAAATAACCAGAACACTGAGtcctttattaaaaatatgctGCTGATGTCGGAAAGTGCGTTGTCAAAAATCGTGGAATTTGATAAACATATTAAATTCTTAGCATAGTCATTCATTTAATGTTCATTGAAATGAATTCGAATGGAAATCTTTTAACAGTTTAATGTAAAAGGATTTCTCTTAACCATATTTGTCAATTTGTGAAGACTGTCCGTTTCCTTTTAGCCAGTTTTCGTCGACATCCGAGTTGGTTGCAGGTGAGATgccttaattaaatttgcggCAAATTAAAGGCGCCCTTTGCCTCTTTAACCCGTTTTTGCCCAACCCAGTCGGTCATGACCACGCCCACTAGGGCCATAAACGTGGCTGTTGACAGgagacgatgacgatgatgtcCTCGCTTTCAGCCAGGTGCAATGGCTAAGGAGAAGGGGCAGGATGACACTATCGCCATTTTGTTGTCAGCTGCTTCTGGCAGGCGACATCAGCAGAAACTGCTGGGAAACGACGAAGGCGGCTACAAAATGCATGCCAAATTAAACAGTAAATGCATCAGGCCAAAGGAGCTCTCccctggccaaaaaccaaaaaagttGAGGgaccgaaaagcaaaaaaaaaaaaaacattcgaCCAACCCAACCGAACCAAgctaacaaacaaacaaaccaacaagccaacaaacaaacatgcgAACGCAGTGTGAAATTTTAATGCACAAAAttgcatgtgtgtttgtggccattgttgttgttgctgctggcgtttCCCTTCAGCCGACAGCCAAccaacaaacagcaacaacacaaattACTGGCCACGTcaacacacagagaaaaaaaaggttaaaacTGCGGCTGTCAGtctgcggcagcagcaaaatcagcTTCAGGCCATGCAAAATACACCAACGAAATAAAGCGGAAAACAACGATAGTTTCGAACAGCAGAATTTTAGATACCCTTTCTTGGCGGGGAAGAGTATACAAGACGATGGAACAAATAAGCTgaaatctataaaataaacgtaaatttctttaagtatctttaatataaataaatataaattatacacTATTTTACTATTTATGAGATCTTAAACCCAAAATCAAAATACCCCACAAAAGGGTATGTGAAAGGGTTAAAACTTGGCAACTGCAATTCATTGGCCATGAAGTTTTCCACCTGTCGACAATGCGTTGATTGCTCCCGCTCCTCGAGAGCAACAAAATCGGACAAGCTGGAGTCCAAGCTGAAGTTTGTGTTGCTTTTGgtattgcagttgcaatt
Protein-coding sequences here:
- the LOC6727933 gene encoding chymotrypsin-like protease CTRL-1 isoform X1, which gives rise to MNAVVVGLTLFLLPLLGSTQFLDMACGIRAHSPSVPRIKNGTVASLTSSPWMAFLHSTDGRFVCGGSLITNRLVLTAAHCFLDRTELIARLGEYDREELEMCHDSYCTYRIEAMVERGFRHRLYNPMTMAYDIAILRLYRKVQYTDNIRPICIVLDPRWRNFIDSLDPLTGTGWGKTESEGDSAKLRTVDLARKHPEVCRRYATLSLTANQFCAGNERSNLCNGDSGGPVGALIPYGKSKRFVQVGIASFTNTQCVMVSVFTDVMSYVDWILAVHNYHK
- the LOC6727933 gene encoding serine protease easter isoform X2; translation: MCHDSYCTYRIEAMVERGFRHRLYNPMTMAYDIAILRLYRKVQYTDNIRPICIVLDPRWRNFIDSLDPLTGTGWGKTESEGDSAKLRTVDLARKHPEVCRRYATLSLTANQFCAGNERSNLCNGDSGGPVGALIPYGKSKRFVQVGIASFTNTQCVMVSVFTDVMSYVDWILAVHNYHK
- the LOC6727934 gene encoding serine protease grass — translated: MNLILVAFTCLLLPLLGSTQFIDTDCENGTVANSTSRPWMAFLYSTEGRFICFGSLITNRLVLTAAHCILPKTATVARLGDYDDAHNQVVARVQSSHMHRLYNQRNLTNDIAILALDRKVEYTDKIRPICIVRDTRWRKSIDSLNPLTGAGWAKMESKSDSAKIRTLELVRRQPAICQIDATTPLTTSQFCAGSGESNLGNGDSGGPVGGLIQFGKSQRFIQVGIASFMYGRSAEASVFTDVLSYVDWILAVHNHHK
- the LOC6727935 gene encoding serine protease grass, which produces MKSSAVLVVIFVCQWLCRFGEAILLEPNCGIRTMPSFHRMRIIGGSDAEITSHPWMAYLYNELNYFCAGTLITHQFVLTAAHCIEASKNLTVRLGGSGLTRSAGSMCQITAEDYSVSMVIKHKYFTPSIMLNDIAMIRLSRTVKFNDHIRPICIILNPAMRLLLEDGMTLTATGWGLTDKQMRPQALQEAPITVMNRNVCSKLYDVTITQGQICAGDKETNTCLGDSGGPLGGVVNYYGDLRFVQYGITSFGDLECRSPSIYTDLSTYSGWINMVVNQHRT